In Chitinivorax sp. PXF-14, a single window of DNA contains:
- a CDS encoding multidrug efflux SMR transporter — protein MSPVSLSWLMLIVAGLLEIGWAVGLKYTDGLSRPLPTVLTLGAMVASVALLGLAVRQLPIGTAYAVWTGIGAAGTVVVGMLVLGEPATVWRAGCVLLILVGIVGLKLA, from the coding sequence ATGTCTCCCGTTTCCCTTTCCTGGCTCATGCTCATTGTGGCGGGCCTGCTCGAAATCGGCTGGGCCGTCGGGCTCAAGTACACCGATGGCCTGTCGCGCCCGCTGCCTACCGTGCTGACGCTCGGCGCGATGGTCGCCAGCGTGGCGCTGCTCGGCCTCGCCGTGCGGCAGCTGCCGATCGGCACCGCCTACGCGGTGTGGACCGGTATCGGCGCTGCCGGCACCGTGGTCGTCGGCATGCTGGTGCTGGGCGAGCCGGCCACGGTGTGGCGCGCGGGTTGCGTGCTACTGATTCTGGTGGGCATCGTCGGCCTCAAGCTGGCCTGA
- a CDS encoding diguanylate cyclase encodes MSVLSWLMPNEPAQSLRIRRLGLSVFMYVMATVPLAIGAYFELTSPMLLAFLILFGTTANLAFYLMIRSGINLRFADPSLSLSQMLFAIPLDLYGLAHAGPMRGAYLLILLVIFVFGCYRLSTRTLLTLSVVTVAVYGALLPWMRHYDGYAFYLPLELALWLTTAGLLPAVSLLAGSISKMRKRLAQNALELEALLTKVTAQATHDELTGAYNRRHILELLAREKALTDRDRGRFCIGIVDLDHFKRVNDSWGHHAGDVVLTTFAGTAQASLRAGDVFARYGGEEFLLLLPDAAPEAASAMLGRLRERLADTAFESLPGDFRITLSAGIAAYQHGESIEQLISRADEALYQAKQQGRNRVNIAAGSGQLEADDAHQNQ; translated from the coding sequence TTGTCCGTACTGTCATGGTTGATGCCGAACGAACCCGCCCAGTCGCTGCGCATTCGCCGGCTGGGGCTCAGCGTGTTCATGTACGTCATGGCCACCGTACCGCTGGCCATCGGCGCCTATTTCGAGCTCACCTCGCCAATGCTGCTGGCGTTCCTGATCCTGTTCGGCACCACGGCCAACCTGGCGTTCTACCTGATGATCCGCTCCGGCATCAACCTGCGTTTCGCCGACCCGAGCCTGTCGCTATCGCAAATGCTGTTCGCCATCCCGCTCGATCTCTACGGCCTGGCGCACGCCGGGCCGATGCGCGGCGCCTACCTGTTGATCCTGCTCGTCATCTTCGTGTTCGGCTGCTACCGCTTGAGCACGCGCACGCTGCTCACGCTCAGCGTCGTCACCGTCGCGGTGTATGGCGCGCTGCTGCCGTGGATGCGCCACTACGACGGCTACGCCTTCTACCTGCCGCTGGAGCTGGCGCTCTGGCTCACCACCGCGGGCCTGCTGCCGGCCGTATCGCTGCTCGCCGGCAGCATCAGCAAGATGCGCAAGCGGCTGGCGCAAAACGCGCTGGAACTCGAGGCGCTGCTGACCAAGGTGACGGCCCAGGCCACGCACGACGAGCTGACAGGCGCCTACAACCGCCGCCACATCCTCGAACTGCTGGCACGCGAAAAGGCGCTGACGGACCGTGACCGTGGCCGTTTCTGTATCGGCATCGTCGATCTCGACCACTTCAAGCGCGTCAATGACAGCTGGGGCCACCATGCCGGCGATGTCGTGCTCACCACCTTTGCCGGCACGGCGCAGGCATCGCTGCGCGCCGGCGACGTGTTCGCGCGCTATGGCGGCGAGGAATTCCTGCTGCTGTTGCCCGATGCCGCGCCGGAAGCCGCCAGCGCCATGCTCGGCCGGCTGCGCGAGCGGCTCGCCGACACCGCGTTCGAATCGCTGCCCGGCGACTTCCGCATCACCCTGTCGGCCGGCATTGCGGCCTACCAGCACGGGGAAAGCATCGAGCAGCTGATCTCGCGCGCCGACGAGGCGCTCTACCAGGCCAAGCAACAGGGTCGCAACCGCGTCAACATCGCGGCCGGCTCAGGCCAGCTTGAGGCCGACGATGCCCACCAGAATCAGTAG
- the dinB gene encoding DNA polymerase IV, which produces MSQRKIIHIDCDCFYASIEMRDDPTLVGKPVAVGGQPDRRGVIATCNYEARKFGVRSAMASSRAVKLCPPLILLPPRFEQYREASCQIHRIYERYTDKIEPLSLDEAYLDVTGLPHCQGSATRIAQAIREQIRAEVGITASAGIAPNKFIAKIASDWNKPNGQFVVKPAMVDEFVRVLPVGKLFGVGKVTEARMHKLGLFTCEDVRGLTPAELSHHFGSFGERLWQLAHGIDHREVESDSRRKSLSVENTYVDDLPTAAACCAELPALYDDMVRRLARVDASYRISKAYFKMKFADFTQTTMECPLLEPTLAIYEQLCERCFERGGKPVRLLGVGVRLVDREPELQPSLF; this is translated from the coding sequence ATGTCCCAGCGCAAGATCATTCACATCGACTGCGACTGCTTCTACGCCTCGATCGAGATGCGCGACGACCCCACGCTCGTCGGCAAGCCGGTGGCCGTCGGCGGCCAGCCGGACCGGCGCGGCGTGATCGCCACCTGCAACTACGAGGCGCGCAAGTTCGGCGTGCGCTCGGCTATGGCGTCGAGCCGCGCGGTCAAGCTGTGCCCGCCGCTGATCCTGCTGCCGCCACGCTTCGAGCAGTACCGCGAGGCCTCGTGCCAGATCCATCGCATCTACGAGCGCTATACCGACAAGATCGAGCCGCTGTCGCTCGACGAAGCCTATCTCGACGTCACCGGCTTGCCGCACTGCCAGGGCAGCGCCACGCGGATCGCCCAGGCGATCCGCGAGCAGATTCGCGCCGAGGTCGGTATTACGGCGTCGGCCGGCATTGCGCCCAACAAGTTCATCGCCAAGATCGCCTCGGACTGGAACAAGCCCAACGGCCAGTTCGTGGTGAAGCCCGCGATGGTGGACGAATTCGTGCGCGTGCTGCCGGTGGGCAAGTTGTTCGGCGTGGGCAAGGTCACCGAGGCGCGCATGCACAAGCTCGGCCTGTTTACCTGCGAGGATGTGCGCGGCCTGACGCCGGCTGAGCTGAGCCACCACTTCGGCAGTTTCGGCGAGCGGCTGTGGCAGCTCGCGCACGGCATCGACCACCGCGAGGTAGAGTCGGACAGCCGGCGCAAATCGTTGTCGGTCGAGAACACCTATGTCGATGATCTGCCCACCGCTGCGGCCTGCTGCGCCGAGCTGCCGGCGCTCTACGACGATATGGTGCGGCGGCTGGCGCGGGTCGATGCCAGCTACCGCATCAGCAAGGCGTATTTCAAGATGAAGTTCGCCGATTTCACCCAGACCACGATGGAGTGCCCGCTGCTCGAGCCCACGCTGGCCATCTACGAGCAGTTGTGCGAGCGCTGTTTCGAGCGGGGTGGCAAGCCCGTCAGGCTGCTGGGGGTGGGCGTGCGCCTGGTGGACCGCGAGCCGGAGCTGCAGCCCTCGCTGTTCTGA
- a CDS encoding PAS domain S-box protein, with product MAPHRSHLASLRFNLALLLVCIAVLLLSAAAWLVWRNLVDTRAVALEQDAVLARALDEHISGVFATLAASTERVVQSPLLREHMADTPEASLHMLLAEVSQSLPQVKRIALYNERGVGIAHSQEFPFKRINVYDREYFRYHMANPGQGLFVSKPVSSRVDNAAILPVSRRIDHRDGSFAGVLVIVFDYSYLQRFYQALELDGDRTVMLLRNDAEILLRYPQGGFEPDRGHQAVSSLFDPAMAKVRDGMVEEPLAGDGPVNLLSFRRTAGLPLIVTVGIDKDRLLGGWRGYLYGMLLVAMLLVGVLAAIWRLLSHQIERLARTEQQLLRIQFVVDNSADMLFWVDGDGRFRYVNDSACQRLGYTREQLLGMSVPDIDPNYPLAAHLQLFQRLRRTHSDRLDSVLQARDGTHFPVEIVLSYFQLDEQELLSASIRDMSERVSAQIELSRLSERLRLAQRAVHMGVWNWDIATGRIEWDEVQRCIYGSEAGQFGGTFEHWRELIHPSDRPRFDAELQGVLRGDLGLDIQFRVVRPNGQVRFLRAYGQLERDDRGQPLRLVGINLDVTEHRRAETLVENMMRLTASAVGDSFFRSLVIELCGALGVRYALVAELAPRGEPRSAITVALCSRGEIVDGVEWELDGTPSGDVCSRGVCVIAQGATGLYPQDEKLKCSAIESYVGVLLKGAHDEPNGLLVVMHDKPIPDIEQARTLLTILATRAGAELERRQAEVALRAEKLYSEQILFNSPAIICNMAPDGRILRINQAFQAITGFVPQDAIGRNWVEVFAPGGRSQPGERFLLDTSSLGASELELTMRTRSGELRSLMWKTAARAGTSGKIDEIIAVGVDSTARKSAEAEIRKLNAELEQRVVDRTAELQATIKELESFSYSVSHDLRTPLRSISGFSAILREEYYGQLDQEGRDYLNRIAASTERLSQLIDDMLNLSRVSRQSFQPRQIDLAPMAGRIIADLRFGDPQRQVAFACPPHLPAWGDERLVLIVLENLLRNAWKFTNKQPEAQIELGMAERAGKAVYLVRDNGAGFDMQYVEKLFGAFQRLHDGKDFEGTGIGLAIVQRIIHRHGGEVWAEGALGRGATFFFTLPRGPVLHVDSLPDTGGGDDASI from the coding sequence ATGGCGCCTCACCGCTCGCATCTCGCCTCCTTGCGCTTCAACCTCGCCCTGCTGTTGGTCTGCATTGCGGTGCTGCTGCTGTCGGCCGCCGCCTGGCTGGTGTGGCGCAATCTGGTCGATACCCGTGCCGTGGCGCTGGAGCAGGATGCGGTGCTGGCGCGCGCGCTCGACGAGCACATCTCGGGTGTATTCGCCACCCTCGCCGCTTCTACCGAGCGGGTCGTGCAGAGCCCGCTGCTGCGCGAGCACATGGCCGATACGCCGGAGGCCTCGCTGCACATGTTGCTGGCCGAGGTGTCGCAGAGCCTGCCGCAGGTGAAGCGCATCGCGCTGTACAACGAGCGCGGCGTGGGCATTGCGCATTCGCAGGAGTTTCCGTTCAAGCGCATCAACGTCTACGACCGCGAATATTTCCGTTACCACATGGCGAACCCAGGCCAGGGGCTGTTCGTCAGCAAGCCGGTATCGAGCCGCGTCGACAATGCTGCCATCCTACCCGTCTCGCGCCGCATCGATCACCGCGACGGCAGTTTCGCCGGGGTGCTGGTGATCGTGTTCGACTATTCCTACCTGCAGCGCTTCTACCAGGCGCTCGAACTCGATGGCGACCGCACGGTGATGCTGCTGCGCAACGATGCGGAAATCCTGCTGCGCTATCCGCAGGGCGGTTTCGAGCCCGATCGTGGCCACCAGGCCGTGTCGTCGCTGTTCGACCCGGCCATGGCCAAGGTGCGTGACGGCATGGTCGAAGAGCCGCTGGCGGGGGATGGGCCGGTCAACCTGCTGAGCTTCCGGCGCACCGCCGGCCTGCCGCTGATCGTCACCGTCGGCATCGACAAGGACAGGCTGCTCGGTGGCTGGCGCGGCTACCTGTACGGCATGCTGCTGGTGGCCATGCTGCTGGTGGGCGTGCTGGCGGCGATCTGGCGGCTGCTGTCGCACCAGATCGAGCGCCTGGCGCGCACCGAGCAGCAATTGCTGCGCATCCAGTTCGTGGTCGACAACAGCGCCGACATGCTGTTCTGGGTCGATGGCGATGGCCGCTTCCGTTACGTCAACGACAGCGCCTGCCAGCGCCTGGGCTATACGCGCGAGCAATTGCTGGGCATGTCGGTGCCCGACATCGACCCGAACTACCCGCTCGCTGCCCATCTGCAACTGTTCCAGCGGCTGCGGCGCACACACTCGGACCGCCTCGATTCGGTGCTGCAGGCGCGTGACGGCACGCATTTTCCGGTCGAGATCGTGCTGTCCTATTTCCAGCTCGACGAGCAGGAGTTGCTAAGTGCCTCGATACGCGACATGAGCGAGCGCGTCAGCGCGCAGATCGAGCTCAGCCGGCTGTCCGAGCGCCTGCGCCTGGCGCAGCGCGCGGTGCACATGGGGGTGTGGAACTGGGATATCGCCACCGGCCGGATCGAGTGGGACGAGGTGCAGCGCTGCATCTACGGCAGCGAGGCCGGCCAGTTCGGCGGCACGTTCGAGCACTGGCGCGAGCTGATCCACCCGTCCGACCGGCCGCGTTTCGATGCCGAGCTGCAAGGCGTGCTGCGTGGCGACCTGGGGCTCGACATCCAGTTCCGTGTCGTGCGGCCCAACGGCCAGGTCCGCTTCCTGCGCGCCTATGGCCAGCTGGAGCGCGATGACCGGGGCCAGCCGCTACGTCTGGTCGGCATCAATCTCGACGTTACCGAACATCGGCGCGCCGAAACGCTGGTCGAGAACATGATGCGCCTGACGGCCTCCGCCGTCGGCGACAGCTTTTTCCGCTCGCTGGTGATCGAGCTGTGCGGTGCGCTGGGCGTGCGGTATGCACTGGTGGCCGAGCTGGCGCCACGTGGCGAGCCCAGGTCGGCTATCACCGTGGCGCTCTGCTCCCGCGGTGAGATCGTGGACGGCGTGGAGTGGGAGCTCGACGGCACGCCCAGCGGCGACGTCTGCAGCCGAGGCGTGTGCGTGATCGCGCAAGGCGCGACCGGGCTCTACCCGCAAGACGAGAAGCTGAAGTGCAGCGCGATCGAGAGCTACGTCGGCGTGTTGCTCAAGGGCGCCCACGACGAGCCCAATGGCCTGCTGGTGGTGATGCACGACAAGCCGATCCCCGATATCGAGCAGGCGCGTACCTTGCTGACCATCCTCGCCACGCGCGCGGGGGCCGAGCTCGAACGGCGCCAGGCCGAGGTGGCGCTGCGTGCGGAAAAACTGTACTCGGAGCAGATCCTCTTCAACTCGCCAGCGATCATCTGCAATATGGCGCCGGATGGCCGCATCCTGCGCATCAACCAGGCTTTCCAGGCGATCACCGGCTTCGTGCCGCAGGATGCCATCGGCCGCAACTGGGTCGAGGTGTTCGCACCCGGTGGCCGCAGCCAGCCGGGTGAGCGCTTCCTGCTCGACACCAGCAGCTTGGGCGCGAGCGAGCTCGAGCTGACGATGCGCACTCGCAGCGGCGAGCTGCGCTCGCTGATGTGGAAGACGGCCGCGCGGGCGGGCACCTCGGGCAAGATTGACGAGATCATCGCGGTCGGCGTCGATTCCACCGCGCGCAAGTCGGCTGAGGCCGAAATCCGCAAGCTCAATGCCGAGCTCGAACAGCGCGTGGTCGACCGGACTGCCGAGCTGCAGGCGACGATCAAGGAGCTCGAATCGTTCAGCTACTCGGTGTCGCACGACCTGCGCACGCCGCTGCGCAGCATTTCCGGCTTCAGCGCCATCCTGCGCGAAGAGTATTACGGCCAGCTCGACCAGGAGGGGCGCGACTATCTGAACCGCATCGCCGCTTCCACCGAGCGCCTGTCGCAGCTGATCGACGATATGCTCAACCTGTCGCGCGTCTCGCGCCAGAGCTTCCAGCCGCGCCAGATCGATCTCGCGCCGATGGCGGGGCGCATCATTGCCGACCTGCGCTTTGGCGACCCGCAGCGGCAGGTGGCATTTGCCTGCCCGCCGCACCTGCCGGCCTGGGGCGACGAGCGCCTGGTGCTGATCGTGCTGGAAAACCTGCTGCGCAATGCCTGGAAATTCACCAACAAGCAGCCTGAGGCGCAGATCGAGCTGGGCATGGCCGAGCGCGCCGGCAAGGCGGTGTACCTGGTGCGCGACAACGGCGCGGGCTTTGACATGCAATATGTCGAGAAGCTGTTCGGTGCGTTTCAGCGCCTGCACGACGGCAAGGATTTCGAAGGCACCGGCATCGGCCTCGCCATCGTCCAGCGCATCATCCATCGCCATGGCGGCGAGGTGTGGGCCGAGGGCGCCCTGGGCCGCGGCGCGACCTTCTTCTTCACCTTGCCGCGCGGGCCTGTGCTGCATGTGGACAGCCTGCCCGACACGGGCGGCGGCGACGACGCATCCATCTAA
- a CDS encoding helix-turn-helix transcriptional regulator, with protein MDRTERFYKIDQLLNDHRVVPVATFLDQLGISLATFKRDLDYLRDRLHAPIVWDREARGYRFERQHGGARYELPGLWFNAQEIHALLTMRQLLASLSPGLLSQHVEPLLARLQSVLAESHAPEEIDRRIRILRASARAMPYRQFELVATATLKRRRLALCYYNRSRDDDTERQVSPQRLVHYRDNWYLDAWCHLRGGLRSFALDAIRSASPSDEAALDIAEAELDRVLAAGYGIFGGAEVQWADLLFSAERARWVAAEHWHPGQQGAWQDDGRYRLRLPYSDDRELLMDILRYGADVEVLAPANLRQRLIDAVAAMQRVYGGEDC; from the coding sequence ATGGACCGCACCGAACGCTTCTACAAGATCGACCAGCTGCTCAACGACCATCGTGTCGTGCCGGTCGCCACTTTTCTCGACCAGCTCGGTATCTCGCTCGCCACCTTCAAGCGCGACCTCGACTATCTGCGCGACCGCCTGCACGCACCCATCGTGTGGGACCGCGAGGCGCGCGGCTACCGTTTCGAACGCCAGCACGGCGGCGCGCGCTACGAGCTGCCAGGGCTGTGGTTCAATGCGCAGGAGATCCACGCACTGCTGACCATGCGCCAGTTGCTCGCCAGCCTCTCGCCCGGCCTGCTGTCGCAGCATGTCGAACCGCTGCTGGCGCGCCTGCAAAGCGTGCTGGCCGAAAGCCACGCGCCCGAGGAGATCGACCGGCGCATCCGCATCCTGCGCGCCAGCGCCCGCGCCATGCCGTATCGCCAGTTCGAGCTGGTGGCCACGGCCACCCTCAAACGCCGCCGGCTGGCGCTGTGCTATTACAACCGCAGCCGCGACGACGACACCGAGCGGCAGGTATCGCCGCAACGCCTCGTGCACTACCGCGACAACTGGTATCTCGACGCCTGGTGCCACTTGCGCGGCGGCCTGCGCAGCTTCGCGCTCGACGCCATCCGCAGCGCCAGCCCGAGCGACGAGGCCGCCCTCGACATCGCCGAGGCCGAGCTCGACCGCGTACTGGCTGCCGGCTACGGTATTTTCGGCGGCGCCGAGGTGCAATGGGCCGACCTGCTGTTCAGCGCCGAACGCGCGCGCTGGGTCGCCGCCGAGCATTGGCATCCCGGGCAGCAGGGCGCCTGGCAGGACGACGGCCGTTACCGCCTGCGGCTACCCTACAGCGACGACCGCGAGCTACTGATGGACATCCTGCGCTACGGTGCCGACGTCGAAGTGTTGGCCCCAGCCAACCTCAGACAACGACTGATCGACGCCGTGGCAGCGATGCAGCGCGTGTACGGCGGCGAAGACTGTTAG
- a CDS encoding 5'-nucleotidase — protein MDIDNPLVVAISSRALFDLDASHAVYDSAGVEAFSRYQIEHEDEALAPGVAFPLVKKLLALNGDGGTRVEIVLVSRNSGDSGLRVMHSIREHGLDIVRAVFTNGEPPYRYIPALGAQLFLSANPADVRAALDAGHAAATILPSQHSPNGSGQLRLAFDGDAVLFSDEAERVYQQHGLAAWQQHEHLHADKPLPGGPFKPFLDLLAHIQRQFPADANPIRTALVTARGAPAHERVIKTLRSWNVRIDEALFLGGRPKGPFLAAFGADLFFDDQMHNCATACEHVPTGHVPSGVVNE, from the coding sequence ATGGACATCGACAACCCGCTCGTCGTCGCCATCTCCTCGCGCGCCCTGTTCGACCTCGACGCCAGCCACGCCGTGTACGACAGCGCCGGTGTGGAAGCCTTCAGCCGCTACCAGATCGAGCACGAAGACGAAGCGCTGGCGCCCGGCGTCGCCTTCCCGCTGGTGAAAAAGCTGCTCGCGCTCAACGGCGACGGCGGCACCCGCGTCGAGATCGTGCTGGTATCGCGCAACAGCGGCGACAGCGGCCTGCGCGTGATGCACTCGATCCGCGAGCACGGGCTCGACATCGTGCGCGCCGTGTTCACCAACGGCGAGCCGCCCTACCGCTACATCCCGGCGCTCGGCGCCCAGCTGTTTCTCTCCGCCAACCCGGCCGACGTCCGCGCCGCGCTCGACGCCGGCCACGCCGCCGCCACCATCCTGCCATCGCAGCACAGCCCCAACGGCTCGGGTCAGCTGCGCCTCGCTTTCGACGGCGACGCCGTGCTGTTCTCCGACGAAGCCGAGCGCGTCTACCAGCAGCACGGCCTCGCCGCCTGGCAGCAACACGAACACCTGCACGCCGACAAGCCGCTGCCCGGCGGCCCGTTCAAGCCCTTCCTCGACCTGCTGGCCCACATCCAGCGCCAGTTCCCGGCCGACGCCAACCCCATCCGCACCGCCCTCGTCACCGCCCGCGGCGCCCCGGCCCACGAGCGTGTGATCAAGACGCTGAGAAGCTGGAACGTGCGCATCGACGAAGCCCTGTTCCTCGGCGGCCGCCCCAAGGGCCCCTTCCTCGCCGCCTTCGGCGCCGACCTGTTCTTCGACGACCAGATGCACAACTGCGCCACCGCCTGCGAGCACGTCCCGACGGGGCATGTGCCGAGTGGGGTGGTGAATGAGTGA